A stretch of DNA from Synechococcus sp. PROS-9-1:
CTCGCCTTAGTGGAGCGGGTCCGTACTGGAGGCCCCGGCAAGGCGGTGGAATCGTTCACCTCAGGCGGGTCGGATCCTTTGCGTGAGTTGCGCGATGAAGGTGAGCCGGCAGCGAAGGGTGTGCGTGAACGACTCGATCAAGTGAGTCCTGGGCTCGGCAATCCAGTCATGCCGGTGCAGGTGGCTGTGGAGGAGCCTTCAGATGAGGTGGTTGACGTCCTAGAAGAAGGCCGTTCACCAGAACAGGAAGAACAGCAGTTAGGCGAGGTTCTCTCGAGGATTACCCAGCGGCTTCAGGCCTTGGAAGCTCAGTTAGAGCAAGAGAGCTAAAGGGCATGACCCGCTCCGCCTCTTCCCAAAAGGATGCTCAGCGTCAAAGCGGATTGCGCCAGCAGCCCCTGGTCTTGTTCGGATTGGTGCTGTTGTTTTGCAGCGCCATGGTTGCTCGCCTGGTGTGGCTCCAGGTGTTGGAGGGCCCTCGCTACAGGCAGTTGGCGGATGAAAACCGCATTCGACTCGTACCCAGATCGCCAACGCGTGGCCGTCTGCTTGATCGCAAAGGACGGGTCTTGGCCTCCAGCAAGCTCACCTATTCCTTGTATGTGGAGCCGCGCTTGGTGGATGACGCGGCCTGGCCGGAGTTGCGCGATCGCCTTGCCAGGCTTCTGGATCTGAACCCGTTGACGCTGGATCGTCGCCGCCAGTCGGGGCCGGATCGGAATGGTTACCGCATCAATTTGGCCAGCGAACTCAGCTCCGAGCAGGTGCTTCGTTTCCGCGAGCAGTCCCTCGGACTGCAGGGAGCCCAAGTGGACGTGGATATTCTTCGCGCCTATCCCCACGGAACGCTCGCAGCCCATACCCTCGGATACACCCAGCCGATCACTGAGCAGGAATACAAAGCACTGGCTGATCGGGGTTACAAGATTCGCGATCGAATTGGTCGCATCGGCGTCGAGGCGGCCTACGAGTCGCATTTACGTGGCAAGTGGGGCGGGCAAATGCTCGAAGTGAATGCCATGGGTGAGGTGCAGAGGCACCTAGGTGATCGACCATCGGTGGCAGGAAAAGACCTCACGCTCACGCTCGATCTTGATCTTCAGAAGACGGCTGAGCAGGCGTTGGCTGATAAACCTGGCGGCGCAATCGTGGCGATGGACCCTCGCAACGGAGCGATCCTGGCCCTTGCGAGCAACCCGAATTTTGACCCCAACTTTTTCTCGAAACTTGTCACCACTCAGAAGGAGTACGACGCACTGTTTTCCAATCCCAAAAAGCCGCTGCTGAGCCGTGCCATGAATGCCTATGACCCTGGAAGCACTTGGAAGCCCGTGACGGCAATGGCAGGGATGGCGTCGGGCAAGTTTCCTCCTGAGGTCAAGTTGAACACCACCGCCTGCATCACCTACGGCGGTCATTGTTTTCCTGATCACAATGGCGCTGGGTTTGGACGGATTGGCTACGCCGATGCCCTGCGTTTCTCTAGCAACACCTTTTTCTATCAAGTGGGTGTGGGTTCGGGTTCGCTCGCTCTCAAGAAAGCGGCCACGCAACTGGGTTTTGGGCGTAAGACAG
This window harbors:
- the mrdA gene encoding penicillin-binding protein 2, whose protein sequence is MTRSASSQKDAQRQSGLRQQPLVLFGLVLLFCSAMVARLVWLQVLEGPRYRQLADENRIRLVPRSPTRGRLLDRKGRVLASSKLTYSLYVEPRLVDDAAWPELRDRLARLLDLNPLTLDRRRQSGPDRNGYRINLASELSSEQVLRFREQSLGLQGAQVDVDILRAYPHGTLAAHTLGYTQPITEQEYKALADRGYKIRDRIGRIGVEAAYESHLRGKWGGQMLEVNAMGEVQRHLGDRPSVAGKDLTLTLDLDLQKTAEQALADKPGGAIVAMDPRNGAILALASNPNFDPNFFSKLVTTQKEYDALFSNPKKPLLSRAMNAYDPGSTWKPVTAMAGMASGKFPPEVKLNTTACITYGGHCFPDHNGAGFGRIGYADALRFSSNTFFYQVGVGSGSLALKKAATQLGFGRKTGIEIGWEENVGLVGDEDWAKDGRGWAEPGSTPWIPEDMASASIGQSVVQITPLQLARAYCVFANGGWLVTPHLADQGLDWTAPSRRSKLPIKPSTLAKIREGLRKVVEDGTGYGLNGEGIPPSAGKTGTAEDSTGGPDHAWFASYAPYPNGEIVVVAFAQNTPGGGSVHALPMAKKVIEVWNRNR